A single window of Mycolicibacterium madagascariense DNA harbors:
- the rsmG gene encoding 16S rRNA (guanine(527)-N(7))-methyltransferase RsmG, producing the protein MFHVKHGEAPAAPPSAAAVFGECLELAEQYAAVLAGAGIERGLIGPGEVDRLWERHILNSTAVAELLNSGERVADVGSGAGLPGIPLRLARADVAVTLVEPLLRRAEFLSEVVELLGIPVTVIRGRAEERAVRDAAGHIDVVTSRAVASLDKLSRWCLPLLEPGGRMLAMKGERAAAEIAEHRRVMSSLGATDVKVMECGVNYLTPPVTVVVAVRGSRSGAGRRGSRIPPAPRSQSQERRPPRPQGSTRRTK; encoded by the coding sequence ATGTTTCACGTGAAACATGGTGAAGCGCCGGCGGCGCCGCCGTCCGCTGCGGCAGTGTTCGGGGAATGCCTCGAGCTGGCAGAGCAGTATGCGGCCGTGTTGGCCGGCGCCGGCATCGAGCGTGGACTCATTGGTCCAGGGGAAGTCGATCGACTCTGGGAACGGCACATTCTGAATAGCACCGCGGTGGCCGAATTGCTGAACTCGGGGGAGCGCGTCGCAGACGTCGGCAGTGGCGCGGGATTGCCGGGCATTCCCTTGCGGCTGGCGCGGGCCGACGTCGCGGTCACCTTGGTCGAGCCGCTCCTGAGGCGGGCGGAGTTTCTCAGCGAGGTCGTCGAGCTGCTCGGTATTCCTGTGACGGTAATCCGCGGGCGAGCGGAGGAGCGGGCCGTGCGTGATGCGGCGGGTCACATCGACGTCGTCACGTCGCGGGCTGTCGCGTCTCTCGACAAGCTGTCGCGCTGGTGCTTGCCCCTCCTCGAACCGGGGGGTCGGATGCTGGCGATGAAGGGTGAGCGGGCGGCGGCCGAGATCGCCGAGCACCGCCGCGTGATGAGCTCATTGGGTGCCACCGACGTGAAGGTGATGGAATGTGGCGTGAACTATTTGACTCCACCCGTGACCGTGGTCGTAGCGGTGCGGGGGAGTCGTTCGGGAGCCGGTCGTCGGGGGTCACGCATACCCCCGGCGCCTCGGTCGCAGAGCCAGGAGCGACGACCACCACGGCCCCAGGGGTCGACGAGGAGGACCAAGTGA
- a CDS encoding ParA family protein, with the protein MEWKDQTVGDTPIGAEAERAVRVLHGAKGRQLPRPPRQRVFTIANQKGGVGKTTTAVNVAAALALQGLKTLVIDLDPQGNASTALGIEHRPGTPSSYEVLIGEIPVKDALQQSAYSERLYCVPATIDLAGAEIELVSMVAREGRLRNALATLEEYDFDYVFIDCPPSLGLLTINALVATPEVLIPIQCEYYALEGVGQLLRNIEMVKSHLNPLLDVTTVVLTMYDGRTKLADQVADDVRSHFGAKVLRTVIPRSVKVSEAPGYGMTILEYDPGSRGAMSYLDASREIAERAHTTGKEPR; encoded by the coding sequence GTGGAATGGAAGGACCAGACGGTCGGCGATACGCCCATTGGGGCCGAGGCCGAGCGCGCCGTCCGTGTCCTCCACGGCGCCAAGGGTCGGCAGCTGCCGCGGCCCCCACGCCAACGGGTGTTCACGATCGCGAACCAGAAGGGCGGCGTCGGCAAGACCACGACCGCTGTCAACGTCGCCGCGGCGCTCGCGCTGCAGGGGCTGAAGACTCTGGTGATCGATCTCGACCCGCAGGGCAATGCGAGCACCGCGCTGGGCATCGAGCATCGCCCCGGCACACCGTCGTCGTACGAGGTGCTGATCGGTGAGATCCCCGTGAAGGACGCGCTGCAGCAGAGCGCGTACAGCGAACGCCTCTACTGCGTGCCCGCGACGATCGATCTGGCGGGCGCCGAGATCGAACTCGTCAGCATGGTGGCCCGGGAGGGCCGACTGCGCAATGCGCTCGCGACGCTCGAGGAGTACGACTTCGACTATGTCTTCATCGACTGCCCGCCCTCCCTTGGCCTGCTGACGATCAACGCGCTCGTCGCCACGCCCGAGGTGCTGATCCCGATCCAGTGCGAGTACTACGCACTCGAGGGCGTCGGTCAGTTGCTCCGCAACATCGAGATGGTCAAGTCGCACCTCAATCCTCTGCTGGACGTCACGACCGTCGTGCTCACGATGTACGACGGACGGACCAAGCTGGCCGACCAGGTGGCCGACGACGTCCGGTCGCACTTCGGGGCCAAGGTGCTCCGGACCGTCATCCCGCGCAGCGTCAAGGTCTCCGAGGCGCCGGGCTATGGCATGACGATCCTCGAATACGATCCGGGATCGCGCGGTGCGATGAGCTATCTCGACGCCAGCCGTGAGATCGCCGAACGTGCCCACACCACGGGGAAGGAACCACGATGA
- a CDS encoding ParB/RepB/Spo0J family partition protein gives MTPPPKRTGLGRGLASLIPTGPSDSELSPAMGAAAADVMYGSAPTATVEPVDDVGAVYREIDPSLIEPNPKQPRQVFDGDALAELVHSIREFGLMQPIVVRALKPADGGPRYQLVMGSGAGARQEAGLAAIPAIVRETADDSMLRDALLENIHRAQLNPLEEAAAYQQLLDEFGVTHDELAVRIGRSRPVISNMIRLLRLPIAVQRRVAAGVLSAGHARALLALEGGAEKQEELAARIVAEGLSVRATEEAVTLANRDGVPDAPPAPRRKPIQMPGLQDVAEKLSSAFDTRVTVSLGKRKGKIVVEFGSVDDLQRIVDLMNASEA, from the coding sequence ATGACGCCGCCTCCCAAGCGAACCGGCCTCGGACGTGGATTGGCGTCCCTGATCCCGACCGGCCCCAGCGACAGCGAGCTGAGCCCGGCGATGGGCGCGGCCGCGGCCGACGTGATGTACGGCAGCGCGCCGACCGCCACGGTCGAGCCCGTCGATGACGTGGGTGCGGTGTACCGCGAGATCGATCCGTCGCTGATCGAACCCAACCCGAAGCAGCCGCGCCAGGTGTTCGACGGTGACGCCCTCGCCGAACTGGTGCACTCGATCCGTGAGTTCGGACTGATGCAGCCGATCGTCGTGCGGGCGCTGAAGCCGGCCGACGGCGGTCCTCGGTACCAACTGGTGATGGGGAGCGGCGCTGGCGCGCGGCAGGAGGCCGGTCTCGCCGCCATCCCGGCCATCGTGCGCGAGACCGCCGACGACAGCATGCTGCGGGACGCGCTGCTGGAGAACATCCATCGCGCACAGTTGAACCCGTTGGAAGAGGCGGCGGCGTATCAACAGCTGCTCGACGAATTCGGCGTCACCCACGACGAGCTCGCGGTGCGAATCGGTCGGTCGCGCCCGGTGATCAGCAACATGATTCGGCTGCTGCGGCTGCCGATCGCGGTGCAGCGCCGGGTGGCGGCGGGCGTCTTGTCCGCCGGCCACGCCCGGGCGTTGCTCGCCCTCGAGGGTGGTGCGGAGAAGCAGGAGGAGTTGGCCGCCCGCATCGTCGCCGAGGGCCTTTCGGTTCGGGCGACGGAGGAGGCGGTGACGCTGGCGAACCGGGATGGCGTCCCTGACGCCCCACCGGCGCCGCGGCGCAAGCCGATCCAGATGCCGGGGCTGCAGGACGTTGCTGAGAAGCTGTCGTCGGCGTTCGATACCAGGGTCACCGTGAGTCTAGGCAAACGCAAGGGCAAGATCGTCGTGGAGTTCGGCTCGGTCGACGACCTTCAGCGCATAGTCGACCTAATGAACGCGTCGGAGGCATGA
- the trxA gene encoding thioredoxin — MSETTSATVAVTDDSFSSDVLSSSTPVLVDFWATWCGPCKMIAPVLEEIANEKAGALTVAKMDVDANPGTARDFQVVSIPTLILFKDGQPVKRIVGTKGKAALLRELSDVV, encoded by the coding sequence ATGAGTGAAACCACCAGCGCGACCGTCGCCGTCACCGACGATTCGTTCTCCAGCGACGTCCTGTCCAGCAGCACTCCCGTGCTGGTGGACTTCTGGGCCACCTGGTGCGGTCCCTGCAAGATGATCGCCCCGGTGCTGGAGGAGATTGCCAACGAGAAGGCTGGCGCACTCACCGTCGCGAAGATGGACGTCGACGCCAACCCCGGCACCGCCCGCGACTTCCAGGTGGTGTCGATACCGACGTTGATCCTGTTCAAGGATGGTCAGCCGGTCAAGCGCATCGTCGGCACGAAGGGCAAGGCCGCGCTGCTGCGCGAGCTGTCCGACGTCGTCTGA
- the sigM gene encoding RNA polymerase sigma factor SigM: MGTFASHDGRDRTDAELLAAHVAGDRHAFAELFGRHQRQLYRLAKVTSRHPEDAADALQEAMLAAHRKAPTFRHDASVSSWLYRIVVNCCLDRLRRNKTHAALPLGDDDCRIGDPTARVDTAIVVERALLRLPVDQRAVVVAVDMQGYSIAETARLLGIPEGTVKSRCSRARAKLAQSLASFDGVATAR, from the coding sequence ATGGGGACTTTCGCGTCGCACGACGGTCGGGACCGCACCGATGCGGAGTTGCTCGCCGCGCACGTCGCCGGGGATCGACATGCCTTCGCGGAGTTGTTCGGCCGCCACCAGCGGCAGCTCTACCGGCTGGCGAAGGTGACCAGCCGCCATCCCGAGGACGCCGCGGATGCCCTGCAGGAGGCGATGCTCGCCGCCCACCGCAAGGCGCCGACCTTCCGCCACGACGCGTCGGTGAGCAGCTGGCTGTACCGCATCGTCGTCAACTGTTGTCTGGACCGCTTGCGGCGCAACAAGACTCACGCCGCGCTCCCGCTGGGGGACGACGACTGCCGGATCGGGGACCCGACTGCGCGCGTCGACACCGCGATCGTCGTCGAGCGCGCCCTGCTGCGGCTGCCCGTCGATCAACGCGCGGTCGTGGTGGCGGTCGACATGCAGGGCTACTCGATCGCGGAGACCGCCCGCCTGCTCGGGATTCCCGAGGGCACGGTCAAGAGTCGATGCTCGCGGGCCCGGGCCAAGCTGGCCCAGTCGCTGGCGTCCTTCGACGGCGTCGCGACGGCCCGCTAG
- the murJ gene encoding murein biosynthesis integral membrane protein MurJ has product MNAVRPPRVPPRAPQRIPQGAAPRRRAGAPELTDSAVVSRSWGMALATLISRITGFLRILLLATILGGPLLSAFSVSNQLPNLIAALVLEATFTAIFVPVLARAERDDADGGTAFVRRLLTLTTALLVVATVVSVAAAPLLVRLMLGGDPKVDRSLTVAFAYLLLPQIIFYGLSSVFMAILNTRNVFGPPAWAPVLNNVVGLAILGVFVVVPGELSLNPVAMGTAKLLVLGIGTTLGVVAQTAMVFVAVRRERISMRPLWGLDDRIKKFGGMAAAMVLYVLISQAGLIVGNQIASHAAASGPAIYNYAWLVLQLPFGMIGVTVLTVVMPRLSRNAAADDQPAVLADLSFATRLTLLTLIPVVAFMTVAGPAIGSALFAYGNFGQVDAGYLGMALTLSAFTLLPYSMLLLQTRVFYAREQPWTPIVLIVVITAVKVIASLAAPHLTDDPELVAGYLGFANGLGFLAGAVVGHVMLRANLKPPGGRMISLDVVRTILVTVAGSLLAGLVAHVVDRLLGLGTLTEHHGGAGSILRLLVLGLIMAPIIATVLLTAKVPDALAAAAAVRRRLGRGRAVPSEPRPRGRVPDPPRRGMPLTYSDQSNFRPLPSRQIPPAWQGGPPATVAGAGLRKGPAVTDDPAGDSAPEASGATTRIPRQSVDDFQPDVPAESHLPPSGRPPADYAGDPTREPTAFAVPGEPAIEAATADDEVHLIPGATIAGGRYRLLVFHGGPPHLQFWHAMDTVLDRQVALTFIDPDAVLPDEELTEILSRTMRLSSVNSTGVARVLDVARTGSGGLVVSEWIRGGSLAEVAETAPSAIGGARAVQSLAAAAEAAHRAGVALSIDHPGRIRVSIEGDVALAFPATLPTATPEDDIRGIGAALYALLVNRWPLPESGVRSGMAAADRDPAGEPVEPRSMDRAIPFQISAAAVRAVQENGGIRSAPTLLNLLQQATAVADRTELIAPIDQPEAPRARYAADDDPEAKAKRRKGVLIGAAVAGAILVVALVVLATVLRGVFSDVGGPLDKDQLGLNAPTSSSTGASAPSTAIVKPVRATVFSPGGEADNPADAANAIDGNPATSWSTDIYSDAVPFPNFKNGVGLVLQLPQPTAIGSVTLNLNSTGTSIQLRSAQSPTPATLDETTELTPPTPMKPGTNTITINNPTPVSNLLVWITTLGSVNGKSVSALSEITLKAAS; this is encoded by the coding sequence GTGAATGCCGTCCGGCCGCCCAGGGTGCCGCCGCGCGCACCGCAGCGGATCCCGCAGGGCGCAGCGCCGCGCCGCCGCGCCGGTGCCCCCGAACTGACCGACTCGGCCGTCGTCTCGCGGTCGTGGGGCATGGCGCTCGCGACGTTGATTAGCCGCATCACCGGCTTCCTCCGCATCCTCCTGCTGGCCACGATCCTCGGCGGACCGCTGCTGAGCGCCTTCTCGGTGTCCAACCAGCTGCCCAACCTGATCGCCGCGCTGGTGCTCGAGGCGACGTTCACCGCGATCTTCGTACCCGTGCTGGCCCGCGCGGAGCGCGACGACGCCGACGGGGGCACGGCGTTCGTACGCCGCCTGCTGACGCTGACGACCGCACTGCTGGTGGTGGCGACGGTGGTCTCGGTGGCCGCCGCGCCGTTGCTCGTCCGACTGATGCTCGGCGGCGATCCGAAGGTCGACCGATCGCTGACCGTGGCGTTCGCCTACCTGCTGCTGCCGCAGATCATCTTCTACGGCCTGTCGTCGGTGTTCATGGCAATCCTCAACACGCGCAACGTCTTTGGGCCGCCGGCGTGGGCGCCGGTGCTGAACAACGTGGTGGGCCTGGCGATCCTCGGCGTCTTCGTCGTCGTGCCCGGCGAACTGTCGCTGAACCCCGTCGCGATGGGCACCGCCAAGCTGTTGGTCCTGGGCATCGGCACGACCCTCGGCGTGGTGGCCCAGACCGCGATGGTGTTCGTCGCCGTACGCCGCGAGCGGATCAGCATGCGCCCGCTGTGGGGCCTCGACGACCGGATCAAGAAGTTCGGCGGGATGGCCGCCGCCATGGTGCTCTACGTCTTGATCAGCCAGGCCGGCCTCATCGTGGGCAACCAAATCGCCAGTCACGCAGCGGCTTCGGGCCCGGCCATCTACAACTACGCGTGGCTCGTGCTCCAACTCCCGTTCGGCATGATCGGCGTGACGGTGCTGACGGTGGTGATGCCGCGGCTCTCGCGCAACGCCGCGGCCGACGATCAGCCCGCGGTGCTCGCCGACCTGTCGTTCGCGACCCGCCTGACGCTGCTGACGCTCATCCCGGTCGTGGCGTTCATGACCGTCGCGGGCCCGGCGATCGGCAGTGCGCTGTTCGCGTACGGGAACTTCGGCCAGGTGGACGCCGGCTACCTCGGGATGGCGCTCACGCTGTCGGCGTTCACCCTGCTGCCGTATTCGATGCTGCTGCTGCAGACGCGGGTCTTCTATGCCAGGGAACAGCCGTGGACCCCCATCGTGCTCATCGTCGTGATCACCGCGGTCAAGGTCATCGCCTCGCTCGCCGCGCCGCATCTCACCGACGATCCCGAACTCGTCGCCGGTTATCTCGGGTTCGCCAACGGGCTCGGCTTCCTGGCCGGTGCCGTCGTCGGCCACGTCATGCTGAGGGCCAATCTCAAACCGCCGGGCGGACGAATGATCAGCCTCGACGTGGTGCGGACCATCCTCGTCACCGTGGCGGGGTCGTTGCTCGCGGGCCTGGTCGCGCACGTCGTCGACCGACTGCTGGGCCTCGGGACGCTCACCGAGCACCATGGCGGCGCCGGGTCGATCCTGCGGCTGCTGGTGCTCGGCCTCATCATGGCGCCGATCATCGCGACGGTGCTGCTGACCGCCAAGGTGCCCGACGCGCTCGCCGCCGCCGCGGCGGTCCGGCGCCGGCTCGGACGCGGGCGAGCCGTTCCGAGCGAACCCCGTCCCCGGGGTCGGGTGCCCGACCCACCTCGCCGCGGTATGCCCCTCACGTACTCTGATCAGAGCAATTTCCGTCCGTTACCGTCGCGTCAAATTCCTCCGGCGTGGCAGGGCGGGCCTCCGGCGACCGTCGCCGGTGCCGGGCTTCGGAAAGGACCAGCGGTGACCGACGACCCCGCGGGCGATTCCGCACCCGAGGCGAGCGGCGCGACCACCCGCATCCCGCGACAGAGCGTCGACGACTTCCAACCCGACGTGCCGGCGGAGTCTCATCTGCCGCCGTCGGGACGGCCTCCCGCCGACTACGCCGGCGACCCCACCCGCGAACCGACGGCGTTTGCCGTGCCGGGGGAACCGGCGATCGAGGCCGCCACGGCCGACGACGAGGTCCACCTCATTCCCGGCGCCACCATCGCCGGCGGGCGCTACCGCCTCCTGGTGTTTCACGGCGGGCCTCCGCACCTGCAGTTCTGGCATGCGATGGACACGGTGCTCGACCGTCAGGTCGCTCTGACCTTCATCGATCCCGACGCCGTGCTTCCCGACGAGGAACTGACCGAGATCCTCTCGCGCACAATGCGTTTGAGTTCGGTCAACTCGACCGGCGTGGCTCGCGTGCTCGACGTCGCCCGCACCGGCTCCGGCGGCCTGGTGGTCTCGGAGTGGATTCGCGGCGGGTCGCTGGCCGAGGTGGCCGAGACCGCGCCGTCGGCGATCGGCGGTGCCAGGGCGGTCCAGTCGCTGGCCGCCGCCGCGGAGGCCGCCCACCGCGCGGGGGTCGCGCTGTCGATCGACCACCCGGGCAGGATCCGCGTCAGCATCGAGGGTGACGTCGCGCTCGCCTTCCCGGCGACGCTGCCCACCGCCACGCCCGAGGACGACATTCGCGGCATCGGAGCGGCGCTCTACGCGCTGCTGGTCAACCGCTGGCCCCTGCCGGAGTCCGGCGTGCGCAGCGGCATGGCGGCCGCCGATCGGGATCCCGCGGGCGAGCCGGTGGAGCCGCGCAGCATGGACCGCGCCATCCCGTTCCAGATCTCGGCCGCGGCCGTGCGGGCCGTGCAGGAGAACGGCGGCATCAGGTCGGCGCCCACGTTGCTCAACCTGCTGCAGCAAGCCACCGCCGTCGCCGACCGCACGGAGTTGATCGCGCCGATCGACCAGCCCGAGGCGCCCCGTGCGCGCTACGCCGCCGACGACGACCCCGAGGCCAAGGCCAAGCGCCGCAAGGGCGTCCTGATCGGCGCCGCGGTGGCGGGTGCCATCCTCGTCGTCGCCCTCGTCGTGCTGGCGACGGTGCTGCGGGGCGTGTTCAGTGACGTCGGCGGTCCGCTGGACAAGGACCAGCTGGGGCTCAACGCACCGACGAGCAGCAGCACCGGCGCCAGTGCGCCGAGCACGGCGATCGTGAAACCCGTTCGCGCAACGGTCTTCTCGCCCGGCGGTGAGGCCGACAATCCCGCGGACGCGGCCAACGCGATCGACGGCAATCCCGCGACGAGCTGGTCCACCGACATCTACAGCGACGCCGTGCCGTTCCCGAACTTCAAGAACGGGGTCGGGTTGGTCCTGCAGCTGCCGCAGCCGACGGCCATCGGGTCGGTGACGTTGAACCTCAACAGCACCGGCACGTCGATTCAACTTCGCTCGGCACAGTCACCGACGCCGGCGACGCTCGACGAGACCACCGAGCTGACACCCCCGACGCCGATGAAACCGGGCACGAACACCATCACGATCAACAACCCGACGCCGGTCTCCAACCTGCTGGTGTGGATCACCACGCTGGGGTCGGTCAACGGCAAGAGCGTCAGCGCCCTCTCCGAGATCACGCTGAAGGCCGCTTCCTGA